One part of the Excalfactoria chinensis isolate bCotChi1 chromosome 8, bCotChi1.hap2, whole genome shotgun sequence genome encodes these proteins:
- the RXRG gene encoding retinoic acid receptor RXR-gamma isoform X2, whose protein sequence is MNKHSFLSDPLLLQKPGVDGSADPKAPFMVESSEETGRGLEMQPGMQAPYSLEMGSFPHFYSPVHASSTSVSPSSSLSVGSTVDGHHNYLEAPTNASRALPSPMNTIGSPVNALGSPYRVIASSIGSHPVALSSSAPGMNFVTHSPQLNVLSNVSSSEDIKPLPGLPGIGNMNYPSTSPGSLAKHICAICGDRSSGKHYGVYSCEGCKGFFKRTIRKDLIYTCRDNKDCLIDKRQRNRCQYCRYQKCLAMGMKREAVQEERQRSRERSENEAESTSGGSEDMPVERILEAELAVEPKTEAYSDVNTESSTNDPVTNICHAADKQLFTLVEWAKRIPHFSDLTLEDQVILLRAGWNELLIASFSHRSVSVQDGILLATGLHVHRSSAHSAGVGSIFDRVLTELVSKMKDMQMDKSELGCLRAIVLFNPDAKGLSSPSEVESLREKVYATLEAYTKQKYPEQPGRFAKLLLRLPALRSIGLKCLEHLFFFKLIGDTPIDTFLMEMLETPLQVT, encoded by the exons ATGAACAAGCACTCCTTTCTCTCTGATCCTCTCCTTCTTCAGAAGCCTGGCGTGGATGGGAGTGCTGATCCCAAAGCTCCCTTCATGGTTGAGTCTTCCGAAGAGACAGGACGTGGGTTGGAAATGCAGCCGGGCATGCAGGCTCCTTACTCCCTGGAGATGGGCTCCTTCCCACACTTCT ATTCCCCTGTTCACGCCAGCTCCACGTCTGTGAGCCCATCATCCAGCCTGTCTGTGGGGAGCACAGTGGACGGACACCACAACTACCTCGAGGCCCCCACAAACGCCTCCCGGGCGCTGCCATCCCCCATGAACACCATCGGGTCTCCAGTGAACGCATTGGGCTCACCCTACAGGGTCATTGCATCCTCCATTGGCTCGCATCCTGTTGCTCTGTCCTCCTCAGCCCCAGGCATGAACTTTGTGACCCACAGCCCACAG ctcaatGTTCTCAGCAATGTCAGCAGCTCAGAGGACATCAAGCCCTTGCCAGGTCTGCCGGGGATCGGCAACATGAATTATCCATCCACAAGCCCAGGTTCTTTAGCCAAACACATCTGTGCCATCTGTGGGGACAGGTCCTCAG GGAAGCACTACGGGGTGTACAGCTGTGAGGGCTGCAAGGGCTTCTTTAAGAGGACCATCCGGAAGGACCTGATCTACACCTGCCGTGACAACAAGGACTGCCTCATCGACAAGCGCCAACGCAACCGCTGCCAGTACTGCCGCTATCAGAAGTGCCTCGCCATGGGGATGAAGAGGGAAG ctgtgcaggaggagaggcAGCGGAGCAGGGAGCGCAGTGAGAATGAAGCTGAGTCCACGAGTGGTGGCAGTGAGGACATGCCTGTGGAGAGGATCCTGGAAGCTGAGCTGGCAGTCGAACCCAAGACTGAGGCATACAGTGATGTGAACACAGAAAGCTCA ACAAATGACCCTGTCACCAACATCTGCCACGCTGCTGACAAGCAGCTCTTCACCCTTGTTGAGTGGGCCAAGCGCATCCCACACTTCTCCGACCTGACCCTGGAGGACCAAGTCATTCTCCTGCGGGCAG GTTGGAACGAGCTGCTCATTGCGTCCTTCTCCCATCGCTCTGTGTCAGTGCAGGATGGCATTCTGCTGGCCACAGGCTTGCACGTGCACCgcagcagtgctcacagtgCGGGCGTGGGCTCCATCTTTGACAG AGTTTTGACAGAGCTGGTGTCCAAAATGAAGGACATGCAGATGGATAAGTCGGAGCTGGGCTGCCTGCGAGCCATCGTCCTCTTCAACCCAG ACGCCAAGGGCCTGTCCAGCCCCTCCGAAGTGGAGTCGCTGCGGGAGAAGGTCTACGCCACACTGGAAGCCTACACGAAGCAGAAGTACCCCGAGCAGCCGGGGCG GTTTGCCAAACTCCTCCTGCGCCTGCCTGCACTACGGTCCATCGGGCTGAagtgcctggagcacctcttcttcTTCAAGCTGATCGGAGACACCCCCATCGACACCTTCCTCATGGAGATGCTGGAGACACCCCTGCAGGTCACTTGA
- the RXRG gene encoding retinoic acid receptor RXR-gamma isoform X1: MYGNYPHFIKFPAGFGNSPVHASSTSVSPSSSLSVGSTVDGHHNYLEAPTNASRALPSPMNTIGSPVNALGSPYRVIASSIGSHPVALSSSAPGMNFVTHSPQLNVLSNVSSSEDIKPLPGLPGIGNMNYPSTSPGSLAKHICAICGDRSSGKHYGVYSCEGCKGFFKRTIRKDLIYTCRDNKDCLIDKRQRNRCQYCRYQKCLAMGMKREAVQEERQRSRERSENEAESTSGGSEDMPVERILEAELAVEPKTEAYSDVNTESSTNDPVTNICHAADKQLFTLVEWAKRIPHFSDLTLEDQVILLRAGWNELLIASFSHRSVSVQDGILLATGLHVHRSSAHSAGVGSIFDRVLTELVSKMKDMQMDKSELGCLRAIVLFNPDAKGLSSPSEVESLREKVYATLEAYTKQKYPEQPGRFAKLLLRLPALRSIGLKCLEHLFFFKLIGDTPIDTFLMEMLETPLQVT; this comes from the exons ATGTATGGGAATTATCCTCACTTCATTAAGTTTCCTGCGGGCTTTGGCA ATTCCCCTGTTCACGCCAGCTCCACGTCTGTGAGCCCATCATCCAGCCTGTCTGTGGGGAGCACAGTGGACGGACACCACAACTACCTCGAGGCCCCCACAAACGCCTCCCGGGCGCTGCCATCCCCCATGAACACCATCGGGTCTCCAGTGAACGCATTGGGCTCACCCTACAGGGTCATTGCATCCTCCATTGGCTCGCATCCTGTTGCTCTGTCCTCCTCAGCCCCAGGCATGAACTTTGTGACCCACAGCCCACAG ctcaatGTTCTCAGCAATGTCAGCAGCTCAGAGGACATCAAGCCCTTGCCAGGTCTGCCGGGGATCGGCAACATGAATTATCCATCCACAAGCCCAGGTTCTTTAGCCAAACACATCTGTGCCATCTGTGGGGACAGGTCCTCAG GGAAGCACTACGGGGTGTACAGCTGTGAGGGCTGCAAGGGCTTCTTTAAGAGGACCATCCGGAAGGACCTGATCTACACCTGCCGTGACAACAAGGACTGCCTCATCGACAAGCGCCAACGCAACCGCTGCCAGTACTGCCGCTATCAGAAGTGCCTCGCCATGGGGATGAAGAGGGAAG ctgtgcaggaggagaggcAGCGGAGCAGGGAGCGCAGTGAGAATGAAGCTGAGTCCACGAGTGGTGGCAGTGAGGACATGCCTGTGGAGAGGATCCTGGAAGCTGAGCTGGCAGTCGAACCCAAGACTGAGGCATACAGTGATGTGAACACAGAAAGCTCA ACAAATGACCCTGTCACCAACATCTGCCACGCTGCTGACAAGCAGCTCTTCACCCTTGTTGAGTGGGCCAAGCGCATCCCACACTTCTCCGACCTGACCCTGGAGGACCAAGTCATTCTCCTGCGGGCAG GTTGGAACGAGCTGCTCATTGCGTCCTTCTCCCATCGCTCTGTGTCAGTGCAGGATGGCATTCTGCTGGCCACAGGCTTGCACGTGCACCgcagcagtgctcacagtgCGGGCGTGGGCTCCATCTTTGACAG AGTTTTGACAGAGCTGGTGTCCAAAATGAAGGACATGCAGATGGATAAGTCGGAGCTGGGCTGCCTGCGAGCCATCGTCCTCTTCAACCCAG ACGCCAAGGGCCTGTCCAGCCCCTCCGAAGTGGAGTCGCTGCGGGAGAAGGTCTACGCCACACTGGAAGCCTACACGAAGCAGAAGTACCCCGAGCAGCCGGGGCG GTTTGCCAAACTCCTCCTGCGCCTGCCTGCACTACGGTCCATCGGGCTGAagtgcctggagcacctcttcttcTTCAAGCTGATCGGAGACACCCCCATCGACACCTTCCTCATGGAGATGCTGGAGACACCCCTGCAGGTCACTTGA